One window of the Cotesia glomerata isolate CgM1 linkage group LG10, MPM_Cglom_v2.3, whole genome shotgun sequence genome contains the following:
- the LOC123272834 gene encoding glutamate synthase [NADH] isoform X3 — translation MLLVDTETKQIIQDVELKLKIARSRPHSRWLEEQMITMSHLRAAHRAAHGTNGFYQNDSGAEDFKRHGLTYDLRGVDRTWGGDKRLQLYAYTIETLNLLLLPMLKTKKEALGSMGNDAPLACLSEFQPLIYEYFKQLFAQVTNPPIDPFREKIVMSLLCPIGPESNILQPNELQVHRLFLPHPILSLSDLEVIKHTNYRGWKTIVIDITYPKEEGESGFLKTLNRVDNEANKAAKDGYQLIVLSDRQGGPDRIPVSMLLALGSVHHFLIEARQRMKVGLIIETAEAREVHHMCVLLGYGADAICPYLVFETASFLRDDGVLDESLTDEILYRNYSEAMERGIAKVMAKMGISTLQSYKSAQIFEAVGLADEVIDKCFRGTHSRIGGSTFEILAKDAVERHSLTYIEKAVDMLVLRNPGVYHWRSGGEKHINDPVSISNLQESVVSKNQNAYENYRKSTMESVQYCTLRGQLELRKSDNPVPIDQVEPAQEIVKRFVTGAMSFGSISIEAHSTLAVAMNRIGGKSNTGEGGENSDRYLNQDPEFSKRSAIKQIASGRFGVTSSYLANADDLQIKMAQGAKPGEGGELPGYKVTADIAATRHSVPGVGLISPPPHHDIYSIEDLAELIYDLKCANPNARISVKLVSEVGVGVVASGVAKGKAEHVVISGHDGGTGASSWTGIKAAGLPWELGVAETHQILTLNNLRSRLIVQADGQLRTGFDVIVAALLGADEFGFSTAPLIAMGCTMMRKCHLNTCPVGIATQDPILRRKFEGKPEHVINFFFMLAEEIRSHMASLGIRKFQDLIGRTDLLKVRDDIKVEKAKLLDLSKILRNALELRPGVNIKGGTVKQDFQLENRPDNKLIEAAKLIIEGKGKGEQNRVNLKMTINNETRAFGSTLSYFISKNYGEKGLPEHSINIQLQGSAGQSFCAFLTKGVDVTLEGDANDYVGKGLCGGEIVIYPPKESEFNSEANVIVGNVCLYGATSGKAYFRGIAAERFSVRNSGATVVVEGVGDHGCEYMTGGCAVILGLTGRNFAAGMSGGIAYVLDVDGSFKSKCNPEMVELLPLNNKEDIVYVKQLLEEFIEKTGSLIAKDLLLTWPEPTTRFVKVFPYEYQRALKQLAEDNKTNQKNVVINGNSKNQPEIKDIEDSIEDGDLAQRKLDKIKGFMKYKRHTANYRPAEKRVEDWDEIYNFQGVRKGLRVQAARCMECGVPFCQSSHGCPLGNIIPKWNDLIFHSEWQEALKQLLQTNNFPEFTGRVCPAPCEGACVLGISEPPVTIKNIECAIIDHAFEQGWITPHPPAVRSEKTIAIVGSGPAGLAAAHQLNKAGHLVTVYERNDRIGGLLQYGIPTMKLSKKVVQRRVALLAAEGIVFKTGVDVGKDISPQELKDNYDAVLLCTGATWPRDLPIPGRHLEGIHFAVSFLEHWQKKQMGNSAPLNMKLVAKDKDVIIIGGGDTGCDCIATSLRQGAKSITTFEILPEPPVKRANDNPWPQFPRVFKVDYGHEEVSLKFGRDPRQFSTLSKEFLDDGNGNVAGIKTVMVEWTKDDAGRWKMIEIEGSEKTYKCDLVLLAMGFLGPEKYIAENLNTKLDGRGNYETPVGKYKTNLPGVYAAGDCRRGQSLVVWAISEGRQAAREIDQDLTHFTSLPGPGGVIVSVLA, via the exons ATGTTGTTGGTTGACACTGAAACTAAGCAGATCATACAAGATGTTGAACTGAAACTCAAGATTGCAAGAAGTAGGCCACACTCCAGATGGCTCGAGGAGCAg ATG ATAACAATGAGCCACCTTCGTGCTGCTCACCGCGCTGCTCATGGAACAAATGGCTTCTATCAAAATGATAGTGGTGCAGAAGATTTTAAAAGACATGGCTTGACTTACGATTTACGTGGAGTAGATCGTACATGGGGTGGTGATAAACGTTTGCAATTATATGCTTACACTATTGAAACTCTGAATTTACTGCTTCTGCCTATGTTGAAAACAAA aaaagAAGCACTTGGATCAATGGGAAATGATGCTCCGTTAGCGTGCTTGTCAGAATTTCAACCTCTTATTTATGAATACTTTAAGCAGCTGTTTGCTCag gTAACAAACCCTCCAATTGATCCGTTCCGTGAAAAGATAGTTATGTCATTATTATGTCCAATTGGTCCTGAGAGTAATATACTACAACCAAATGAATTACAAGTTCATCGTTTATTTTTACCGCATCCAATACTATCACTCAGCGATTTAGAAGTAATTAAGCACACTAATTACCGAGGATGGAAAACGATTGTTATAGACATAACGTATCCTAAAGAAGAGGGTGAATCAGGATTTTTAAAGACACTTAATCGTGTTGATAATGAGGCTAATAAAGCAGCTAAAGATGGTTATCAATTGATAGTACTGTCTGATCGACAAGGTGGACCTGACAGAATACCCGTAAGTATGTTACTTGCATTGGGTTCTGTACATCACTTTTTAATTGAAGCAAGACAACGAATGAAAGTCGGTCTCATTATTGAAACCGCTGAGGCACGTGAGGTACATCATATGTGCGTATTATTAGGTTACGGTGCAGATGCAATTTGTCCATACTTGGTATTTGAAACAGCTAGTTTTTTACGTGATGACGGAGTATTGGATGAAAGTTTGACCGATGAAATATTATACAGAAATTATTCAGAAGCTATGGAACGTGGTATTGCCAAAGTTATGGCTAAGATGGGTATATCGACATTGCAATCATACAAAAGCGCACAAATATTTGAAGCCGTAGGACTTGCCGATGAGGTTATTGATAAATGTTTCCGTGGTACCCATTCACGTATTGGTGGTTCgacttttgaaattttagcTAAAGATGCAGTTGAACGTCATTCACTGACTTACATTGAAAAGGCTGTTGATATGTTGGTCTTACGTAATCCAGGTGTATATCACTGGCGTTCTGGTGGTGAAAAACACATTAATGATCCGGTTAGTATCAGTAATTTGCAAGAATCTGTGgtatcaaaaaatcaaaatgcCTATGAAAATTATCGAAAATCAACAATGGAGTCAGTACAATATTGTACGCTTCGTGGACAATTAGAATTACGTAAATCGGATAATCCAGTGCCAATTGATCAAGTTGAACCGGCTCAGGAAATTGTAAAACGTTTTGTAACTGGTGCCATGAGTTTTGGTAGTATATCCATCGAAGCGCACTCAACTCTTGCAGTTGCAATGAATCGTATCGGAGGTAAATCAAATACCGGTGAGGGAGGTGAAAATTCTGATCGTTATTTGAATCAAGATCCCGAATTCAGCAAACGTTCGGCGATAAAACAAATTGCTAGTGGACGATTCGGTGTTACATCTAGTTATTTGGCAAATGCTGAtgatttacaaataaaaatggcTCAAGGTGCTAAACCTGGTGAGGGCGGTGAATTACCTGGTTACAAAGTAACAGCAGACATTGCCGCAACTCGACATTCTGTACCAGGAGTTGGTTTAATATCACCACCGCCTCACCATGACATTTATTCAATAGAAGATCTTGCCGAAttgatttatgatttaaaGTGTGCTAATCCAAATGCACGTATAAGTGTTAAGCTGGTATCTGAAGTTGGAGTCGGAGTTGTTGCATCAGGTGTTGCTAAAGGTAAAGCCGAGCATGTTGTTATTTCTGGACACGATGGTGGTACTGGTGCCAGTAGTTGGACAGGTATTAAAGCAGCTGGTTTACCCTGGGAATTGGGTGTTGCTGAAACCcatcaaattttaacattaaataatttacgatCACGTTTAATTGTCCAAGCTGACGGACAATTGAGAACTGGTTTTGATGTTATTGTAGCAGCATTACTTGGTGCCGATGAATTTGGTTTTAGTACAGCTCCATTAATTGCTATGGGTTGTACAATGATGAGAAAATGCCATTTAAATACATGTCCAGTTGGTATCGCAACTCAAGATCCTATTTTACGGCGTAAATTTGAAGGCAAACCTGAGCAtgttattaactttttttttatgctagCTGAAGAAATACGATCACATATGGCTAGCCTTGGTATCCGTAAATTCCAGGATTTAATTGGCCGTACCGATTTACTTAAAGTACgtgatgatattaaagttgAAAAAGCTAAATTACTTGATCTGTCGAAAATTCTTCGCAATGCACTTGAATTACGTCCTGGTGTAAATATTAAAGGTGGAACAGTAAAACAAGATTTTCAATTAGAAAATCGTccagataataaattaattgaagcaGCAAAACTTATTATCGAGGGGAAGGGAAAGGGAGAACAAAATCGAGTTAATCTTAAGATGACAATAAACAATGAAACTCGGGCATTTGGATCGACATTAAGTTActttatatcaaaaaattacggTGAAAAGGGATTACCGGAACACAGTATAAATATCCAACTTCAAGGATCAGCTGGACAAAGTTTCTGCGCATTTTTAACAAAAGGTGTTGACGTAACACTGGAAGGTGATGCCAATGACTATGTCGGCAAGGGACTCTGTGGTGGTGAAATAGTTATTTATCCACCAAAAGAATCCGAGTTTAACTCAGAAGCAAATGTTATTGTTGGTAATGTTTGTTTGTACGGTGCGACATCAGGAAAAGCGTATTTCCGTGGTATTGCTGCTGAAAGATTCAGTGTACGTAACAGTGGAGCAACTGTAGTTGTCGAGGGTGTAGGCGATCATGGTTGTGAATATATGACTGGTGGTTGTGCTGTTATACTTGGTTTAACAGGACGTAACTTTGCTGCTGGTATGTCCGGTGGTATTGCCTATGTACTTGATGTTGATGGATCATTTAAAAGCAAGTGTAATCCTGAAATGGTTGAATTATTACCgctaaataataaagaagataTTGTTTATGTTAAACAATTACTTGAAGAATTTATCGAAAAGACAGGTTCGTTAATTGCTAAAGATTTACTACTTACTTGGCCAGAACCGACAACAAGATTTGTTAAAGTATTCCCCTATGAGTATCAACGGGCATTGAAACAGTTGGCTGAGGATAATAAAACTAATCAGAAAAATGTTGTTATTAATGGTAATTCTAAAAATCAGCCAGAGATAAAAGATATTGAAGACTCTATTGAAGATGGTGATTTGGCTCAACGTAAATTGGATAAAATAAAAGGTTTTATGAAGTACAAAAGACATACAGCCAATTACAGGCCTGCTGAAAAAAGAGTTGAAGATTGggatgaaatttataatttccagGGTGTAAGAAAAGGATTGCGAGTTCAAGCGGCTCGTTGTATGGAATGTGGAGTACCATTTTGTCAAAGTAGTCATGGTTGTCCACTTGGTAATATTATTCCAAAATGGAATGATCTTATATTCCACTCGGAATGGCAAGAAGCCCTTAAACAATTACTTCAAACAAACAATTTTCCAGAATTTACTGGACGTGTTTGTCCCGCTCCTTGTGAGGGTGCTTGTGTACTTGGTATTTCTGAGCCACCggttacaattaaaaatattgaatgcGCGATAATTGATCATGCTTTTGAGCAAGGCTGGATAACTCCTCACCCACCGGCTGTAAGATCTGAGAAAACAATAGCTATTGTTGGTTCAGGACCCGCTGGACTTGCTGCAGCTCATCAACTTAACAAAGCCGGTCATTTGGTTACGGTTTATGAGAGAAATGACAGAATCGGTGGACTGTTACAATACGGTATACCGACAATGAAATTGTCCAAGAAGGTTGTGCAGAGACGTGTTGCATTACTTGCTGCAGAGGGTATTGTTTTTAAGACTGGAGTTGATGTTGGTAAAGATATTTCACCGCAAGAAttgaaagataattatgacGCTGTATTGTTGTGCACTGGGGCTACATGGCCGCGTGATTTACCAATACCAGGACGTCATCTTGAAGGTATACATTTTGCTGTGAGTTTCTTGGAACACTGGCAAAAAAAACAGATGGGTAATAGCGCACCTCTTAATATGAAACTCGTAGCTAAAGATAAggatgttattattattggagGTGGTGATACTGGTTGTGACTGTATTGCTACGTCACTCAGACAGGGGGCTAAAAGCATAAcaacttttgaaattttaccTGAACCGCCTGTTAAGCGTGCCAATGACAATCCTTGGCCACAATTTCCACGAGTCTTTAAAGTTGATTATGGTCATGAAGAAGTATCGCTTAAATTTGGACGGGATCCAAGACAGTTCAGTACTCTCAGCAAAGAATTTTTAGACGACGGTAATGGCAATGTTGCGGGCATTAAAACAGTTATGGTAGAATGGACTAAAGATGATGCTGGTCGGTGGAAAATGATTGAAATTGAAGGCTCTGAAAAG ACATACAAGTGTGATCTTGTTTTATTGGCAATGGGATTCTTAGGACCAGAAAAATACATTGCAGAAAACTTGAATACTAAATTGGACGGACGTGGCAATTATGAAACGCCAGTaggaaaatataaaacaaatttaccTGGAGTTTATGCAGCAGGAG attgtCGAAGAGGCCAATCACTTGTCGTGTGGGCTATTAGCGAAGGTCGCCAAGCAGCGCGTGAAATTGACCAGGACTTGACTCATTTTACATCATTGCCTGGCCCCGGTGGAGTAATAGTAAGTGTTTTAGCTTGA
- the LOC123272834 gene encoding glutamate synthase [NADH] isoform X2 — MSSGDSWSLPVKQGLYDPTLEKDACGVGFIAAIDGKRSHKIVRDAEILSARMNHRGACACDNDTGDGAGVLCAIPHDYYATEIREKQGIELPEFGRYATGILFLDKNTHKQTEAAFEKLAGECDLRVLCWRDVPTDNSCIGQVARKCEPYMRQVFVTGDQEFDVLNRQIFVLRKRSSHVIAQPGLRYYICSLSLKTIVYKGQFTADQLWNYFTDLRNPKFETYLALVHTRFSTNTFPSWERAQPLRLLAHNGEINTLRGNVNFMKAREGVMKSDVYGDQLRDLYPVVEPNLSDSGAADCVLEFLVMAGQRTLPEAVMTMVPEAWQNDLTMATEKREFYHWAACAMEPWDGPALLTFTDGRFVGAILDRNGLRPSRFYVTKDNMMVMASEVGVYDTPPSNIVLKSRLKPGRMLLVDTETKQIIQDVELKLKIARSRPHSRWLEEQITMSHLRAAHRAAHGTNGFYQNDSGAEDFKRHGLTYDLRGVDRTWGGDKRLQLYAYTIETLNLLLLPMLKTKKEALGSMGNDAPLACLSEFQPLIYEYFKQLFAQVTNPPIDPFREKIVMSLLCPIGPESNILQPNELQVHRLFLPHPILSLSDLEVIKHTNYRGWKTIVIDITYPKEEGESGFLKTLNRVDNEANKAAKDGYQLIVLSDRQGGPDRIPVSMLLALGSVHHFLIEARQRMKVGLIIETAEAREVHHMCVLLGYGADAICPYLVFETASFLRDDGVLDESLTDEILYRNYSEAMERGIAKVMAKMGISTLQSYKSAQIFEAVGLADEVIDKCFRGTHSRIGGSTFEILAKDAVERHSLTYIEKAVDMLVLRNPGVYHWRSGGEKHINDPVSISNLQESVVSKNQNAYENYRKSTMESVQYCTLRGQLELRKSDNPVPIDQVEPAQEIVKRFVTGAMSFGSISIEAHSTLAVAMNRIGGKSNTGEGGENSDRYLNQDPEFSKRSAIKQIASGRFGVTSSYLANADDLQIKMAQGAKPGEGGELPGYKVTADIAATRHSVPGVGLISPPPHHDIYSIEDLAELIYDLKCANPNARISVKLVSEVGVGVVASGVAKGKAEHVVISGHDGGTGASSWTGIKAAGLPWELGVAETHQILTLNNLRSRLIVQADGQLRTGFDVIVAALLGADEFGFSTAPLIAMGCTMMRKCHLNTCPVGIATQDPILRRKFEGKPEHVINFFFMLAEEIRSHMASLGIRKFQDLIGRTDLLKVRDDIKVEKAKLLDLSKILRNALELRPGVNIKGGTVKQDFQLENRPDNKLIEAAKLIIEGKGKGEQNRVNLKMTINNETRAFGSTLSYFISKNYGEKGLPEHSINIQLQGSAGQSFCAFLTKGVDVTLEGDANDYVGKGLCGGEIVIYPPKESEFNSEANVIVGNVCLYGATSGKAYFRGIAAERFSVRNSGATVVVEGVGDHGCEYMTGGCAVILGLTGRNFAAGMSGGIAYVLDVDGSFKSKCNPEMVELLPLNNKEDIVYVKQLLEEFIEKTGSLIAKDLLLTWPEPTTRFVKVFPYEYQRALKQLAEDNKTNQKNVVINGNSKNQPEIKDIEDSIEDGDLAQRKLDKIKGFMKYKRHTANYRPAEKRVEDWDEIYNFQGVRKGLRVQAARCMECGVPFCQSSHGCPLGNIIPKWNDLIFHSEWQEALKQLLQTNNFPEFTGRVCPAPCEGACVLGISEPPVTIKNIECAIIDHAFEQGWITPHPPAVRSEKTIAIVGSGPAGLAAAHQLNKAGHLVTVYERNDRIGGLLQYGIPTMKLSKKVVQRRVALLAAEGIVFKTGVDVGKDISPQELKDNYDAVLLCTGATWPRDLPIPGRHLEGIHFAVSFLEHWQKKQMGNSAPLNMKLVAKDKDVIIIGGGDTGCDCIATSLRQGAKSITTFEILPEPPVKRANDNPWPQFPRVFKVDYGHEEVSLKFGRDPRQFSTLSKEFLDDGNGNVAGIKTVMVEWTKDDAGRWKMIEIEGSEKTYKCDLVLLAMGFLGPEKYIAENLNTKLDGRGNYETPVGKYKTNLPGVYAAGDCRRGQSLVVWAISEGRQAAREIDQDLTHFTSLPGPGGVIVSVLA, encoded by the exons gTACTTTGTTGGCGCGATGTGCCGACGGACAATTCTTGTATTGGGCAAGTTGCACGTAAATGTGAACCTTACATGCGTCAAGTTTTCGTAACTGGCGATCAGGAGTTTGATGTTCTCAACCGTCAG ATATTTGTATTGCGAAAACGTTCGTCGCATGTAATAGCACAGCCAGGATTGAGATATTACATTTGTTCGTTGTCATTGAAAACTATTGTTTACAAGGGTCAATTTACTGCTGATCAACTATGGAATTACTTCACTGATCTTAGA aATCCCAAATTTGAAACGTATCTTGCACTAGTTCATACAAGATTTTCAACGAATACTTTTCCTAGTTGGGAACGTGCTCAACCATTGCG gcTTCTTGCTCACAATGGTGAAATAAATACACTTCGTGGCAATGTTAATTTCATGAAAGCACGTGAAGGTGTAATGAAAAGTGATGTTTATGGCGATCAATTGAGAGATCTGTATCCAGTTGTTGAACCAAATCTGTCCGATTCTGGGGCAGCGGATTGtgttttggaatttttagtgATGGCTGGCCAACGGACCTTGCCtgag gcTGTAATGACTATGGTACCTGAAGCGTGGCAGAATGACTTGACAATGGCAACCGAAAAACGAGAATTTTATCATTGGGCAGCTTGTGCGATGGAGCCTTGGGACGGTCCAGCATTGCTTACATTCACTGATGGGCGCTTCGTCGGAGCAATCCTGGACAG AAATGGCCTACGCCCATCGCGCTTCTACGTCACTAAGGATAACATGATGGTGATGGCGTCTGAAGTGGGCGTATATGACACTCCACCCAGCAATATTGTCCTGAAG agcCGCTTGAAGCCTGGCAGAATGTTGTTGGTTGACACTGAAACTAAGCAGATCATACAAGATGTTGAACTGAAACTCAAGATTGCAAGAAGTAGGCCACACTCCAGATGGCTCGAGGAGCAg ATAACAATGAGCCACCTTCGTGCTGCTCACCGCGCTGCTCATGGAACAAATGGCTTCTATCAAAATGATAGTGGTGCAGAAGATTTTAAAAGACATGGCTTGACTTACGATTTACGTGGAGTAGATCGTACATGGGGTGGTGATAAACGTTTGCAATTATATGCTTACACTATTGAAACTCTGAATTTACTGCTTCTGCCTATGTTGAAAACAAA aaaagAAGCACTTGGATCAATGGGAAATGATGCTCCGTTAGCGTGCTTGTCAGAATTTCAACCTCTTATTTATGAATACTTTAAGCAGCTGTTTGCTCag gTAACAAACCCTCCAATTGATCCGTTCCGTGAAAAGATAGTTATGTCATTATTATGTCCAATTGGTCCTGAGAGTAATATACTACAACCAAATGAATTACAAGTTCATCGTTTATTTTTACCGCATCCAATACTATCACTCAGCGATTTAGAAGTAATTAAGCACACTAATTACCGAGGATGGAAAACGATTGTTATAGACATAACGTATCCTAAAGAAGAGGGTGAATCAGGATTTTTAAAGACACTTAATCGTGTTGATAATGAGGCTAATAAAGCAGCTAAAGATGGTTATCAATTGATAGTACTGTCTGATCGACAAGGTGGACCTGACAGAATACCCGTAAGTATGTTACTTGCATTGGGTTCTGTACATCACTTTTTAATTGAAGCAAGACAACGAATGAAAGTCGGTCTCATTATTGAAACCGCTGAGGCACGTGAGGTACATCATATGTGCGTATTATTAGGTTACGGTGCAGATGCAATTTGTCCATACTTGGTATTTGAAACAGCTAGTTTTTTACGTGATGACGGAGTATTGGATGAAAGTTTGACCGATGAAATATTATACAGAAATTATTCAGAAGCTATGGAACGTGGTATTGCCAAAGTTATGGCTAAGATGGGTATATCGACATTGCAATCATACAAAAGCGCACAAATATTTGAAGCCGTAGGACTTGCCGATGAGGTTATTGATAAATGTTTCCGTGGTACCCATTCACGTATTGGTGGTTCgacttttgaaattttagcTAAAGATGCAGTTGAACGTCATTCACTGACTTACATTGAAAAGGCTGTTGATATGTTGGTCTTACGTAATCCAGGTGTATATCACTGGCGTTCTGGTGGTGAAAAACACATTAATGATCCGGTTAGTATCAGTAATTTGCAAGAATCTGTGgtatcaaaaaatcaaaatgcCTATGAAAATTATCGAAAATCAACAATGGAGTCAGTACAATATTGTACGCTTCGTGGACAATTAGAATTACGTAAATCGGATAATCCAGTGCCAATTGATCAAGTTGAACCGGCTCAGGAAATTGTAAAACGTTTTGTAACTGGTGCCATGAGTTTTGGTAGTATATCCATCGAAGCGCACTCAACTCTTGCAGTTGCAATGAATCGTATCGGAGGTAAATCAAATACCGGTGAGGGAGGTGAAAATTCTGATCGTTATTTGAATCAAGATCCCGAATTCAGCAAACGTTCGGCGATAAAACAAATTGCTAGTGGACGATTCGGTGTTACATCTAGTTATTTGGCAAATGCTGAtgatttacaaataaaaatggcTCAAGGTGCTAAACCTGGTGAGGGCGGTGAATTACCTGGTTACAAAGTAACAGCAGACATTGCCGCAACTCGACATTCTGTACCAGGAGTTGGTTTAATATCACCACCGCCTCACCATGACATTTATTCAATAGAAGATCTTGCCGAAttgatttatgatttaaaGTGTGCTAATCCAAATGCACGTATAAGTGTTAAGCTGGTATCTGAAGTTGGAGTCGGAGTTGTTGCATCAGGTGTTGCTAAAGGTAAAGCCGAGCATGTTGTTATTTCTGGACACGATGGTGGTACTGGTGCCAGTAGTTGGACAGGTATTAAAGCAGCTGGTTTACCCTGGGAATTGGGTGTTGCTGAAACCcatcaaattttaacattaaataatttacgatCACGTTTAATTGTCCAAGCTGACGGACAATTGAGAACTGGTTTTGATGTTATTGTAGCAGCATTACTTGGTGCCGATGAATTTGGTTTTAGTACAGCTCCATTAATTGCTATGGGTTGTACAATGATGAGAAAATGCCATTTAAATACATGTCCAGTTGGTATCGCAACTCAAGATCCTATTTTACGGCGTAAATTTGAAGGCAAACCTGAGCAtgttattaactttttttttatgctagCTGAAGAAATACGATCACATATGGCTAGCCTTGGTATCCGTAAATTCCAGGATTTAATTGGCCGTACCGATTTACTTAAAGTACgtgatgatattaaagttgAAAAAGCTAAATTACTTGATCTGTCGAAAATTCTTCGCAATGCACTTGAATTACGTCCTGGTGTAAATATTAAAGGTGGAACAGTAAAACAAGATTTTCAATTAGAAAATCGTccagataataaattaattgaagcaGCAAAACTTATTATCGAGGGGAAGGGAAAGGGAGAACAAAATCGAGTTAATCTTAAGATGACAATAAACAATGAAACTCGGGCATTTGGATCGACATTAAGTTActttatatcaaaaaattacggTGAAAAGGGATTACCGGAACACAGTATAAATATCCAACTTCAAGGATCAGCTGGACAAAGTTTCTGCGCATTTTTAACAAAAGGTGTTGACGTAACACTGGAAGGTGATGCCAATGACTATGTCGGCAAGGGACTCTGTGGTGGTGAAATAGTTATTTATCCACCAAAAGAATCCGAGTTTAACTCAGAAGCAAATGTTATTGTTGGTAATGTTTGTTTGTACGGTGCGACATCAGGAAAAGCGTATTTCCGTGGTATTGCTGCTGAAAGATTCAGTGTACGTAACAGTGGAGCAACTGTAGTTGTCGAGGGTGTAGGCGATCATGGTTGTGAATATATGACTGGTGGTTGTGCTGTTATACTTGGTTTAACAGGACGTAACTTTGCTGCTGGTATGTCCGGTGGTATTGCCTATGTACTTGATGTTGATGGATCATTTAAAAGCAAGTGTAATCCTGAAATGGTTGAATTATTACCgctaaataataaagaagataTTGTTTATGTTAAACAATTACTTGAAGAATTTATCGAAAAGACAGGTTCGTTAATTGCTAAAGATTTACTACTTACTTGGCCAGAACCGACAACAAGATTTGTTAAAGTATTCCCCTATGAGTATCAACGGGCATTGAAACAGTTGGCTGAGGATAATAAAACTAATCAGAAAAATGTTGTTATTAATGGTAATTCTAAAAATCAGCCAGAGATAAAAGATATTGAAGACTCTATTGAAGATGGTGATTTGGCTCAACGTAAATTGGATAAAATAAAAGGTTTTATGAAGTACAAAAGACATACAGCCAATTACAGGCCTGCTGAAAAAAGAGTTGAAGATTGggatgaaatttataatttccagGGTGTAAGAAAAGGATTGCGAGTTCAAGCGGCTCGTTGTATGGAATGTGGAGTACCATTTTGTCAAAGTAGTCATGGTTGTCCACTTGGTAATATTATTCCAAAATGGAATGATCTTATATTCCACTCGGAATGGCAAGAAGCCCTTAAACAATTACTTCAAACAAACAATTTTCCAGAATTTACTGGACGTGTTTGTCCCGCTCCTTGTGAGGGTGCTTGTGTACTTGGTATTTCTGAGCCACCggttacaattaaaaatattgaatgcGCGATAATTGATCATGCTTTTGAGCAAGGCTGGATAACTCCTCACCCACCGGCTGTAAGATCTGAGAAAACAATAGCTATTGTTGGTTCAGGACCCGCTGGACTTGCTGCAGCTCATCAACTTAACAAAGCCGGTCATTTGGTTACGGTTTATGAGAGAAATGACAGAATCGGTGGACTGTTACAATACGGTATACCGACAATGAAATTGTCCAAGAAGGTTGTGCAGAGACGTGTTGCATTACTTGCTGCAGAGGGTATTGTTTTTAAGACTGGAGTTGATGTTGGTAAAGATATTTCACCGCAAGAAttgaaagataattatgacGCTGTATTGTTGTGCACTGGGGCTACATGGCCGCGTGATTTACCAATACCAGGACGTCATCTTGAAGGTATACATTTTGCTGTGAGTTTCTTGGAACACTGGCAAAAAAAACAGATGGGTAATAGCGCACCTCTTAATATGAAACTCGTAGCTAAAGATAAggatgttattattattggagGTGGTGATACTGGTTGTGACTGTATTGCTACGTCACTCAGACAGGGGGCTAAAAGCATAAcaacttttgaaattttaccTGAACCGCCTGTTAAGCGTGCCAATGACAATCCTTGGCCACAATTTCCACGAGTCTTTAAAGTTGATTATGGTCATGAAGAAGTATCGCTTAAATTTGGACGGGATCCAAGACAGTTCAGTACTCTCAGCAAAGAATTTTTAGACGACGGTAATGGCAATGTTGCGGGCATTAAAACAGTTATGGTAGAATGGACTAAAGATGATGCTGGTCGGTGGAAAATGATTGAAATTGAAGGCTCTGAAAAG ACATACAAGTGTGATCTTGTTTTATTGGCAATGGGATTCTTAGGACCAGAAAAATACATTGCAGAAAACTTGAATACTAAATTGGACGGACGTGGCAATTATGAAACGCCAGTaggaaaatataaaacaaatttaccTGGAGTTTATGCAGCAGGAG attgtCGAAGAGGCCAATCACTTGTCGTGTGGGCTATTAGCGAAGGTCGCCAAGCAGCGCGTGAAATTGACCAGGACTTGACTCATTTTACATCATTGCCTGGCCCCGGTGGAGTAATAGTAAGTGTTTTAGCTTGA